Proteins from a single region of Cryptococcus neoformans var. neoformans JEC21 chromosome 6 sequence:
- a CDS encoding protein farnesyltransferase, putative: protein MATEFTPSVYSLVSTPLPSNSRPSATLDEQAETEDLISQLFDLTADPNALVSQHGKIYSGLRKQEHTQFLASTFFQLPGKFVSLDASRPWLIFWTVHSLDLLGVALDQGTKDRVVSTLLHFLSPMGGFAGGPANSQIPHLLPTYASVCSLAITGNDGPTGGWKDLADARQSLYEFFMRCKRPDGGFVVCEGGEVDVRGTYCLLVVATLLDIITPELLHNVDKFVSACQTYEGGFACASFPFPSVVPSTSALPTSEPSCRVSMAEAHGGYTSCSLNSHFLLTSVPLPSFPSSIDASAALRWTVLQQGEAIEGGGFRGRTNKLVDGCYSWWVGGGAPVAEELVRREKSKKVKKSRVELIEEEEKEGDWEDVPPIPPTFNRVALQEFTLVAAQQDPGSTGGLRDKPGKRPDQYHTCNNLSGLSIAQHKMSHSPSAVSSNRLKFDASKGLPAIEPVAPGGGWKNEDERRNARREIWANALGWIEEEGGEIIVGGRDNRVNTTTPVFNILGLRLKPFINYFYCQEN, encoded by the exons ATGGCTACAGAATTCACTCCCTCAGTATACTCTCTTGTTTCCACGCCTCTTCCGTCAAATTCGAGACCCTCAGCCACTCTCGACGAGCAAGCAGAAACCGAAGATCTCATCTCTCAATTATTCGACCTCACCGCTGACCCCAATGCCCTCGTCTCGCAGCATGGCAAAATATATTCCGGTCTCAGGAAGCAAGAGCATACCCAATTTCTTGCCTCTACTTTCTTTCAATTGCCGGGAAAGTTTGTGAGCCTCGATGCTAGCCGACCATGGTTAATATTCTGGACGGTGCATTCTCTTGACCTCTTGGGCGTGGCTCTTGATCAGGGAACAAAGGACAG GGTGGTGTCGACTTTGCTTCACTTCCTTTCGCCAATGGGCGGTTTCGCTGGTGGCCCTGCCAATTCTCAAATCCCTCACCTGCTACCCACCTACGCTTCTGTCTGCTCTCTAGCCATCACAGGTAACGACGGTCCGACAGGTGGTTGGAAGGATCTTGCAGATGCTAGACAGAGCCTATATGAGTTCTTTATGAGGTGTAAGAGACCCGATGGCGGCTTTGTCGTTTGTGAAGGGGGCGAAGTTGATGTCCG AGGGACATATTGTCTGTTGGTGGTTGCTACTCTTCTTGACATCATTACACCGGAACTTTTACACAATGTCGATAAATTTGTCTCTGCCTGCCAGACTTATGAAGGCGGTTTCGCTTGCGCCTCTTTCCCGTTCCCTTCAGTTGTCCCGTCGACTTCTGCCCTTCCAACATCGGAACCCTCTTGTAGAGTTTCTATGGCAGAGGCACACGGTGGATATACTTCTTGTTCACTGAATTCGCACTTCCTTCTTACCTCTgtacctcttccttctttcccgtCATCCATTGATGCCAGTGCAGCGCTTCGATGGACTGTCCTTCAACAGGGAGAAGCtattgaaggaggaggtttCAGGGGACGGACAAACAAATTGGTTGACGGTTGTTATTCATGGTGGGTTGGCGGTGGAGCCCCCGTAGCAGAAGAATTagtgaggagagaaaagagcaaaaaaGTGAAAAAGTCGCGAGTTGAACtcattgaagaagaggagaaggaaggtgacTGGGAGGACGTTCCTC CTATACCACCTACCTTCAACCGGG TCGCTTTGCAAGAGTTCACTCTTGTTGCAGCTCAGCAGGATCCAGGTTCCACAGGTGGTCTTCGTGATAAGCCCGGGAA ACGTCCCGATCAATACCATACTTGCAACAATCTCTCGGGTCTTTCTATCGCTCAGCATAAGATGAGCCATTCTCCTTCCGCCGTGTCGTCTAATCGTCTCAAATTCGACGCATCCAAGGGGCTTCCAGCCATCGAACCTGTCGCTCCTGGGGGTGGGTGgaagaatgaggatgagaggcGCAACGCAAGGCGGGAGATTTGGGCCAATGCTCTTGGATGGatcgaggaagaagggggagaaaTAATtgtgggaggaagggacaACCGTGTT AATACGACGACCCCTGtcttcaacatccttgGGTTAAGGTTGAAGCCGTTCATCAACTATTTTTATTGTCAAGAGAATTGA
- a CDS encoding expressed protein, with translation MELLSQVPTSLVSGLRSLIGSFTSSSAPLLPFIPKPLKLILLLLFLSHSPSWPFVWHVRVWWHGVKAYYLAWHKGRAKYLADWKAQNDKNGGIRSLRVRHKRIAGVDDCDYNMHLSNSSYAKNSDALKMDWCIKALSPSFTARGTYMALGATHYVFFKEIPIGSEYTMEAYCLGWDEKWMYLACEFILYPKKTSKAGAAKNKVAAGVVSSAPHIVPTISAPPTRTASPNSSASVSGTVTPAQGSPLGNKVEEIKRAWLARRKENPREDGGVTCCLSVSEYCFKIDRVTIPPRISLYTSLQSPSKEHQARARAMLMSKDGGRAFLRGGWREEPNSELLGADIGLFEGEEFQDSWVKRAAESMEKVVDGMSAF, from the exons ATGGAACTCCTTTCACAGGTACCGACAAGCTTGGTCTCAGGCCTTCGCTCGTTAATAGGCAGCTTCACCAGCTCGTCCGCTCCTCTActccccttcatccccaaGCCTC TCAAGcttattcttcttcttctatttcTTTCGCATTCCCCTTCATGGCCGTTTGTCTGGCATGTCCGTGTATGGTGGCACGGCGTCAAAGCATATTACCTTGCATGGCACAAGGGGCGAGCCAAGTACCTTGCTGACTGGAAAGCCCAAAATGATAAAAATGGAGGTATCAGAAGTCTGCGTGTGCGACATAAGAGGATTGCCGGGGTCGACGACTGCGATTACAACATGCATTTGAGCAACTC GTCCTATGCCAAGAATTCGGATGCTTTGAAGATGGATTGGTGTATTAAAGCCCTTTCACCCTCTTTTACTGCTCGTGGAACGTATATGGCTCTTGGAGCCACACATtacgtcttcttcaaggaGATACCCATCGGATCAGAGTACACAATGGAGGCCTACTGTTTGGGTTGGGATGAGAAATGGATGTATCTCGCTTGTGAATTCATTCTTTATCCCAAGAAGACGTCCAAAGCAGGGGCTGCAAAAAACAAAGTGGCGGCTGGTGTCGTATCCTCAGCTCCTCACATCGTGCCCACTATCTCTGCCCCTCCCACTCGCACTGCTAGCCCTAACTCCAGTGCCTCCGTCTCCGGCACTGTTACTCCGGCGCAAGGCTCACCCTTGGGAAACAAGGTCGAAGAGATCAAGCGTGCATGGCTGGCCAGGCGAAAGGAAAATCCAAGGGAAGATGGCGGCGTAACGTGCTGCTTGAGTGTCAGCGAATACTGCTTCAAGATCGACCGAGTCACTATCCCTCCC CGAATCTCTCTGTACACATCTCTCCAATCCCCTTCCAAAGAGCATCAAGCTCGCGCCCGGGCCATGCTCATGTCCAAAGACGGTGGCCGAGCTTTTcttcgaggaggatggagggaAGAGCCCAACTCGGAGTTACTGGGCGCTGACATCGGCCTGtttgaaggcgaagaatTTCAAGACAGCTGGGTCAAGAGGGCTGCTGAGAGTATGGAAAAAGTTGTTGACGGCATGAGTGCCTTTTAA
- a CDS encoding expressed protein: MLFSLLTVPTSILLFLAYILNEVTVTPIANFTVPLHRPTSTSTFNLLPAAPINGSWNVIWQPPSLLTLWTSALNGLPSSILTALKFKNIQRLKRFYDFSIGACLLGVAIGVGGAGWITYSVWMDVWRELEGHVRLSPDIEGEVVEGVGQEIVRRAFAPVIEVPTAIGGATGGGLRPLIPGLTVPWSHTPSLILALVVNQLIHELGHALSASLDDIRPSKLSFNLHYFLPSMTVEFPSVQSLTANGKMRIASSGPAHNLIIWFILWLLTFSGFGRIFWKTQSTGGVVVQDVDWTSPLARHLQADDIITHLNDIALSPTSSSPSPVDKWIWYLTSSIEDDPERGWCVTRSDFLALSPTPCDFKTQKGQGAIPFRSVNTRGYPQEPLERCIHPHPILDIPSKACPCPDENWLCIRPKATDILRIRVGGRKEKVVLWEGTREEVLRVVNVGVQVGRIWSAGMRTLGLIFRYTQIIASSLFLFNLLPLPSTDGSQLLEALTEWTPTGKPVKPLTAKSMQATLNTPESRELTEAEGYELASDEEAAIGLKADQSGNTGTRQKPKVAKWKKFLKITVQVYMVAVCVMWVIGWGMILLLQSS, translated from the exons atgctcttctcccttcttaCAGTCCCCACTTCTATATTACTTTTTCTCGCTTATATCCTCAATGAGGTGACCGTCACCCCCATTGCCAATTTTACGgtccctcttcatcgtcccaCATCAACCTCCACATTCAACCTTCTACCTGCAGCTCCTATCAACGGCTCATGGAATGTCATTTGGCAGCCTCCATCCTTGTTGACACTTTGGACTTCAGCTTTGAACGGCTTGCCCTCAAGTATTCTGACAGCTCTAAAGTTTAAAAACATCCAAAGGCTGAAGAGATTTTATGACTTCTCCATCGGTGCTTGTTTACTGGGCGTAGCCATAGGCGTAGGAGGAGCAGGGTGGATCACTTACAGTGTTTGGATGGACGTATGGAGAGAGCTAGAGGGGCATGTTCGGCTTTCCCCTGATattgaaggagaggtggTAGAGGGTGTCGGCCAGGAGATCGTGCGACGGGCCTTTGCCCCTGTAATTGAGGTACCCACAGCAATTGGCGGGGCAACGGGGGGTGGATTGAGACCTTTG ATACCAGGTTTAACTGTGCCTTGGTCCCATACCCCTAGTCTGATACTGGCATTGGTGGTGAATCAGCTCATTCACGAGCTCGGACATGCTCTTAGTGCTTCTCT CGATGATATTCGGCCCTCTAAACTGAGCTTCAATTTACATTATTTTTTGCCTAGTATGACGGTTGAATTTCCTTCTGTTCAATCCCTTACCGC GAATGGCAAAATGAGGATTGCCTCCTCAGGTCCAGCTCATAACCTTATCATTTGGTTTATACTCTGGCTTCTTACCTTTAGTGGCTTTGGTCGAATATTCTGGAAGACTCAATCCACCGGAGGTGTTGTGGTGCAGGATGTGGATTGG ACCTCCCCTCTTGCCAGACATCTTCAAGCGGATGATATCATAACCCATCTTAACGATATCGCCCTTTCGCCtacatcctcttcaccctcccCTGTCGACAAGTGGATTTGGTATCTTACTTCCTCGATAGAAGATGACCCTGAAAGAGGTTGGTGCGTCACCAGATCCGATTTCCTAGCGCTTTCACCCACGCCCTGCGATTTCAAAACACaaaaaggccaaggagCAATCCCTTTCCGATCAGTCAACACTCGTGGCTATCCACAAGAGCCACTGGAGAGATGTATTCATCCGCATCCGATCCTCGACATCCCTTCTAAAGCTTGCCCATGTCCTGATGAAAACTGGCTATGCATTCGGCCCAAAGCAACCGATATTCTTAGAATAAGGGTTGGGGgcaggaaagaaaaggtcgTTCTGTGGGAAGGAACCCGAGAGGAGGTTTTAAGGGTCGTGAATGTGGGCGTCCAAGTCGGAAGAATTTGGAGTGCGGGTATGCGTACTCTGGGGCTTATTTTTAG ATACACACAAATAATCGCTtcctcgctcttcctctttaacctccttcctctcccctcAACCGACGGCTCCCAACTTCTGGAGGCTTTGACTGAGTGGACGCCAACGGGGAAACCGGTGAAGCCTTTGACTGCAAAATCAATGCAAGCTACTTTGAATACGCCTGAAAGCCGAGAATTGACGGAAGCAGAAGGGTATGAATTGGCGAGCGATGAGGAAGCTGCTATAGGCTTGAAAGCCGATCAGTCAGGAAATACTGGGACACGACAGAAGCCAAAGGTAGCcaagtggaagaagttTCTGAAAATAACTGTGCAAGTTTACATGGTCGCAGTTTGCGTTATGTGGGTCATCGGATGGGGTATGATCCTGCTCTTACAAAGCAGTTGA
- a CDS encoding expressed protein — protein sequence MPRTHATASSISVPTSLVSGLRSLIGSFTSSSAPLLPFIPKPLKLILLLLFLSHSPSWPFVWHVRVWWHGVKAYYLAWHKGRAKYLADWKAQNDKNGGIRSLRVRHKRIAGVDDCDYNMHLSNSSYAKNSDALKMDWCIKALSPSFTARGTYMALGATHYVFFKEIPIGSEYTMEAYCLGWDEKWMYLACEFILYPKKTSKAGAAKNKVAAGVVSSAPHIVPTISAPPTRTASPNSSASVSGTVTPAQGSPLGNKVEEIKRAWLARRKENPREDGGVTCCLSVSEYCFKIDRVTIPPRISLYTSLQSPSKEHQARARAMLMSKDGGRAFLRGGWREEPNSELLGADIGLFEGEEFQDSWVKRAAESMEKVVDGMSAF from the exons ATGCCAAGAACTCATGCCACCGCTTCAAGCATATCC GTACCGACAAGCTTGGTCTCAGGCCTTCGCTCGTTAATAGGCAGCTTCACCAGCTCGTCCGCTCCTCTActccccttcatccccaaGCCTC TCAAGcttattcttcttcttctatttcTTTCGCATTCCCCTTCATGGCCGTTTGTCTGGCATGTCCGTGTATGGTGGCACGGCGTCAAAGCATATTACCTTGCATGGCACAAGGGGCGAGCCAAGTACCTTGCTGACTGGAAAGCCCAAAATGATAAAAATGGAGGTATCAGAAGTCTGCGTGTGCGACATAAGAGGATTGCCGGGGTCGACGACTGCGATTACAACATGCATTTGAGCAACTC GTCCTATGCCAAGAATTCGGATGCTTTGAAGATGGATTGGTGTATTAAAGCCCTTTCACCCTCTTTTACTGCTCGTGGAACGTATATGGCTCTTGGAGCCACACATtacgtcttcttcaaggaGATACCCATCGGATCAGAGTACACAATGGAGGCCTACTGTTTGGGTTGGGATGAGAAATGGATGTATCTCGCTTGTGAATTCATTCTTTATCCCAAGAAGACGTCCAAAGCAGGGGCTGCAAAAAACAAAGTGGCGGCTGGTGTCGTATCCTCAGCTCCTCACATCGTGCCCACTATCTCTGCCCCTCCCACTCGCACTGCTAGCCCTAACTCCAGTGCCTCCGTCTCCGGCACTGTTACTCCGGCGCAAGGCTCACCCTTGGGAAACAAGGTCGAAGAGATCAAGCGTGCATGGCTGGCCAGGCGAAAGGAAAATCCAAGGGAAGATGGCGGCGTAACGTGCTGCTTGAGTGTCAGCGAATACTGCTTCAAGATCGACCGAGTCACTATCCCTCCC CGAATCTCTCTGTACACATCTCTCCAATCCCCTTCCAAAGAGCATCAAGCTCGCGCCCGGGCCATGCTCATGTCCAAAGACGGTGGCCGAGCTTTTcttcgaggaggatggagggaAGAGCCCAACTCGGAGTTACTGGGCGCTGACATCGGCCTGtttgaaggcgaagaatTTCAAGACAGCTGGGTCAAGAGGGCTGCTGAGAGTATGGAAAAAGTTGTTGACGGCATGAGTGCCTTTTAA